The following proteins come from a genomic window of Salvia hispanica cultivar TCC Black 2014 chromosome 4, UniMelb_Shisp_WGS_1.0, whole genome shotgun sequence:
- the LOC125220951 gene encoding F-box protein At3g07870-like, with product MGRDFLNLPSEITTDILSRLTLRSISISKSVCKSWLNLLNSNDFELKSPPALVFLKSVGTDPTRCTIFEIEDEEEADLESHDLHYIPLPDLNTPQGSSGMSGIAANGLLLLSSNVGDPEIPVYICNPITREYIVLRPPKECQNVLNFEFCVSKTSGQYKVVCISKTLEIDYDSFHVYTLGTGIWRPIETWEASCYNTYFDGYRYYFDGHLECNGIIHYTLDDLVKPIFRICGFDVETECFSIFSAPSSLPAGGVVELKIHLTMFRECLCICYTRDYEIVIWLMKEYRVEESWTIEYKFSTIDFDIDFDVDWVGLAVLPIKVFKDGDILMLIDEQQLIYYSNKTRTTQKVGMFNDEDQEYYKYFTSAMIFTPSLFSLKSFRFENVMSF from the coding sequence ATGGGGCGCGATTTCTTAAATTTACCATCAGAAATTACGACCGATATCCTCTCACGACTCACTCTCCGGAGCATTTCAATCAGCAAAAGCGTTTGCAAATCATGGCTCAATTTGCTAAATTCCAACGATTTCGAATTAAAATCCCCACCCGCCCTAGTTTTCTTAAAATCGGTGGGGACGGACCCAACTCGGTGCACGATTTTCGAAatcgaagacgaagaagaagccGATTTGGAGAGCCACGATCTTCACTACATTCCGCTCCCGGATCTCAATACCCCTCAAGGAAGCAGCGGAATGTCAGGCATCGCTGCTAATGGATTGCTTTTACTATCTTCAAACGTAGGTGATCCTGAAATTCCTGTTTACATATGCAATCCGATCACTCGTGAATATATCGTGCTCCGTCCTCCTAAGGAATGCCAAAATgtgttgaattttgaattttgtgtgaGCAAAACAAGTGGCCAGTATAAGGTGGTTTGTATCAGTAAGACCCTTGAAATCGACTACGACTCTTTTCATGTATACACCCTCGGAACAGGAATATGGAGGCCTATTGAAACCTGGGAAGCTTCTTGTTACAATACCTATTTTGATGGCTACAGATACTATTTTGATGGACACCTTGAATGTAATGGCATAATCCATTATACATTAGATGATTTGGTTAAACCCATCTTTCGAATTTGTGGTTTTGACGTTGAAACAGAATGTTTTAGCATCTTCTCTGCCCCTTCATCTCTCCCTGCAGGTGGAGTTGTAGAGTTAAAAATCCATTTGACTATGTTTAGGGAATGCTTGTGTATTTGTTACACACGGGACTATGAAATTGTCATTTGGTTGATGAAGGAATACCGTGTTGAGGAATCTTGGACCATAGAGTACAAGTTTAGCACtattgattttgatattgattttGATGTGGATTGGGTTGGGTTGGCAGTTTTGCCTATCAAAGTTTTTAAAGATGGCGACATTTTGATGTTGATAGACGAACAACAACTCATCTACTACTCCAACAAGACAAGAACCACTCAAAAAGTAGGTATGTTTAATGATGAGGATCAAGAATATTACAAGTACTTTACCTCTGCCATGATTTTCACTCCTAGCCTTTTCTCACTCAAGAGTTTCAGATTCGAGAATGTAATGTctttttaa
- the LOC125220952 gene encoding F-box protein CPR1-like: protein MESHDLHYIPLTDFDTPQGSSGMSGIAANGLLLLSSNVGDPEIPVYICNPITREYIVLCRPMEYKFVSCFEFCVRKISGQYKVVVSICRTLESDSFQVYTLSTGIWRDVETGVASGFRFYFDGHAECNGNLHWMVIDLVEPYFQICGFDVETERFTIFSAPPSLPMELSVQLTILRDCLCICYVQDYEIATWLMKKYRVDESWTIEYKLKTMDFAFNVARVNMVVRPIKIFKDGDAFMLVNEHQLIYYFNMTEPTQKVGVFTDADIRYSLRPA, encoded by the coding sequence ATGGAGAGCCATGATCTTCACTACATTCCGCTCACAGATTTCGATACCCCTCAAGGAAGCAGTGGAATGTCAGGCATCGCTGCTAATGGATTGCTTTTACTATCTTCAAACGTAGGTGATCCTGAAATTCCTGTTTACATATGCAATCCGATCACTCGTGAATATATTGTGCTCTGTCGTCCTATGGAGTACAAATTTGTGTcgtgttttgaattttgtgtcAGGAAAATAAGTGGGCAATATAAGGTGGTGGTCTCTATCTGTCGGACCCTTGAATCCGACTCGTTTCAAGTATACACCCTCAGTACAGGAATATGGAGGGACGTTGAAACCGGCGTTGCCTCTGGTTTCAGATTCTATTTCGATGGACACGCTGAATGTAATGGCAACCTCCATTGGATGGTGATTGATTTGGTTGAACCCTACTTTCAGATTTGTGGTTTTGATGTTGAAACAGAACGTTTTACCATCTTCTCTGCTCCTCCATCTCTCCCTATGGAGTTGAGTGTCCAGTTGACTATTTTAAGAGACTGCTTATGTATTTGCTATGTACAAGATTATGAAATCGCCACCTGGTTGATGAAGAAATACCGAGTAGATGAATCTTGGACCATAGAGTATAAGTTGAAAACTATGGATTTTGCTTTTAATGTGGCTCGGGTTAACATGGTTGTTCGTcctatcaaaattttcaaagatGGCGATGCTTTCATGTTGGTGAACGAACATCAGCTCATCTATTACTTCAACATGACAGAACCTACTCAAAAAGTAGGTGTGTTTACCGATGCAGATATAaggtactcccttcgtcccgcttaa